In Streptomyces camelliae, the sequence GTGACGGCTTCGGCAACCAGGACCTGAGCGTCGTGGTGAAGGCCGCCGACCCGCAGGCCCTGCGCACGGCGGCCGAACAGGTCCGCTCCACGGTCGCCGGCCTGAGCAACGTCACCGACGTCACCAGCGACCTCGCCACGAGCGTGCCGCGGATCTCGGTCAAGGCGGGCGCCAAGGCGGCCGCCGCGGGCCTCGACGACCAGAAGCTCGGCGCGCTGGTCACCGAGGCGGTGCGCGGTACGACGGCGGCGAAGGCGACCCTCGACGACACCGAGCGCGATGTCGTGGTGCGGTCGGCCGAGCCCGCCACCACCCTGGACCAGCTGAAGAACCTGCGCGTCGGCCCGGCCAAGCTCGGTGACATCGCCACGGTGCAGCTGGTGGACGGCCCGGTGTCGCTGACCCGGATCGACGGGCAGCGCGCCGCGACGATCACGGCCAAGCCGACCGGTGACAACACCGGTGCGATCAGCACCAAGCTCCAGTCGAAGATCAAGGCGCTGAAGCTCCCCGCGGGCGCGACCGCTCAGATCGGCGGCGTGACGTCGGACCAGAACGGCGCGTTCAAGAACCTGGGCCTGGCGATGCTGGCGGCGATCGCGATCGTCTTCATGCTCCTGGTGGCGACCTTCCGCTCTCTCGCCCAGCCGCTGATCCTGCTGGTCTCCATCCCCTTCGCGGCGACGGGCGCGATCGGCCTGCTGGTCGCCACCGGCACCCCGATGGGCGTCCCGGCGATGATCGGCATGCTGATGCTGATCGGCATCGTGGTGACCAACGCGATCGTGCTGATCGACCTGATCAACCAGTACCGCGGGCAGGGCTACGGCGTGGTCGAGGCCGTGATCGAAGGCGGCCGCCACCGGCTCCGCCCGATCCTGATGACCGCCCTGGCGACGATCTTCGCCCTGCTGCCGATGGCCCTGGGCGTCACGGGCGAGGGCGGCTTCATCGCCCAGCCCCTGGCGGTGGTCGTCATCGGCGGCCTGATCACCTCCACCCTGCTGACCCTGCTCCTCGTCCCGACGCTCTACGCCATGCTGGAGCTCCGCAAGGAGCGCCGGGCGAAGAAGCGGGCGGCGAAGAAGGAGACGAAGGCGGAGGTGCCGGAGCCGGCAGGCGTGTAGTCGAGCAATCGGTCGACAGGCCCGGTCCGTACGGCAGTTCGGACCGGGCCTGTCCCGCACCCCCGCGAGATCAGTCAACTCCCCTTCTCCCCAGGTCACGTTGGCTAGTCTGCTGCCTCAGCGGGCGTGAGCCAGGGGCGATGCGGACGGGGGGACGACAGACCATGGGCGAACCGGTGGAGTACGGGCGCGAGCCGCGGGACCCGGCCGTACGCGCACCGTCCATGCAGACGATCGCGGGCCTGCTGCCGCCGAGCCGCCGCAAGCCCCTGGATCCGCGGGCCAGGTGCGACGCGGTGGGGACACGGCCCGATGACTGGGCGCTCGGCGTCTCGGAGTCCCTGGCGTGGCACGTGGTGGAGGAGACCGACCCGGGGGAGGCCGAACCGCTCAAGCAGCAGGCCCTGCGGCTCGTCGGCCACTTGCTGGAAGCGGACGACCAGGCACGGCTCGCGCTCGCCGGCGACCCGTGGCAGGACCCTGATCTCGGGCGGCGTATCGCCCGGAAGACCAACGAGGTGCTCGGGATCCTGAGCGGCGGCCTGCTCCTGAGGCCTGCCGAAGCCACCCTTCTCGCCCTGCTTCCCTTCCTCTACCAGGCCCATCGGTCCCGTACGGCCGCGGACCTGTCCCGCGTCGACCCGACGCGCCTGGACCGACTCGGCCGCGGGGACCGGGAGCGGCTCGACGAGGAGGATGTGGCACGGCGGGAGAGCTACGACAGACATCTGCGCGACCAGGACCGCCTGGTCCGGCAGGCGGTCCGCAGCCGGGAACTGAACGGCCACGGCCGCGAGGACGGCACCCAGGAGATCGGCTGGTGGCTGTTCCACCAGTGGGCGAAACAGCAGCGGCAGGACCACGAGGACCACACGGCGCTCCTCGTCGAGGACTTGTCCACCGCCCTCGGCGCGGGACCGGACCGCGGCGAGCCATGGGTGGCGGGCCTGCCCGGACCGGAACCGCTCGCCCGCCTGCTGTCCTGTGTCGACGTGGCGCCCACCGAGCTGTGCGCCGTCGGTACCGCGGCGGGCGGTCTACGCCCCGGCGAGTTCCAGGTTCGTCTGGGGCCGTACCGGGACGCGCCGGTGCGGGAGCGTCTGGTGGGAGTGCTGTTCGCGATCGCCCATGCGATGGCAGTGGAGATCACCGCCTTGTCCCCGGAGATCGTCTGGCATGTGGGCATTCCGGAGGCACTCGTCCCCGCTGAGCTGATCGCCACACTGAAGAAGGTGTCGTGGCCCCGCGAAGGGGAGGCGTTCCGGCTGGAAGCCGCTGACTGCCGGCACCCCGCCGTCGCCGCCGCCCTGATCGACCACGCCCAGCGGCTGGAGTCCCTGCTGCGCACCCCGCGGCAGGCCGACGTGACGGCCCTGCGGGCGCTGCCCGTGTACGTCGACGCCGACCGGGTGCGCGCCGCCGACGCCGGCGCCAGCTCCGCGCTGAGCGGCAGGGCGATCCGTTTCCGGGTCGACGAGGAGAGCGTCCTGGAACTCCTGACGGACGAGACTCTGTACCACGACCGCGCCCTGGCCGTTCGGGAGCTGTACCAGAACGCCCTGGACGCCTGCCGCTGGCGCCGGGACCGGGAGCGCCCGGGTGTGACGTACGACGGCCTGATCCAATTCCGCCAGGGGAGCGAGAACGGCCGCGCCTTCCTGGAGTGCGAGGACAACGGCGTCGGGATGGACGAGACCGTGCTGTCGGAGATCTTCTCCCGGGCCGGTATGCGCTTCACCCACATGTCCCGGTACCGGGAGCGGCACAGCGACACCATGCGCCCCAACAGCCGGTTCGGTGTCGGCGTGTTCAGCTACTTCATGATCGCCGACGAGATCGAGGTCACCACCTGCCACATGGACCCCGCCGACGCCCGCGGGCTGACGGAGCTGTCCGTGCTCATCACCGGCCCCGGACACTACTTCCGGGTCCGCCCCACCGGCCGGGTGCGGACAGCCCCGGGCACCACGGTCCGGCTGTACCTGCGCGAAGACCGGCCGGCGCCCTCCTGCGTCACGGAACTGCGCAGACTTCTGGGGATCGCCGAGTTCGAGACCATCGCCAAGCACGACGGACGGGACGCGAGGTGGGAGCCCCGCGTGCCGAGGCCGAGGGAGTCGACCGGCTTCAGGGACGACGGCTTCGTGGCGCACGGCACCTTCGTCCCCTGGCCGGACGACACCGAACGAACCGACGGCCAGGTGATCTGGTGCCGGCACGGCGGAGGTGTCCTCGTGGACGGCATCTTCACCGAACCCCGCGTACGGCGCGGCATCCTGGCCGACCCGGGCGGCTCC encodes:
- a CDS encoding HD domain-containing protein, which codes for MGEPVEYGREPRDPAVRAPSMQTIAGLLPPSRRKPLDPRARCDAVGTRPDDWALGVSESLAWHVVEETDPGEAEPLKQQALRLVGHLLEADDQARLALAGDPWQDPDLGRRIARKTNEVLGILSGGLLLRPAEATLLALLPFLYQAHRSRTAADLSRVDPTRLDRLGRGDRERLDEEDVARRESYDRHLRDQDRLVRQAVRSRELNGHGREDGTQEIGWWLFHQWAKQQRQDHEDHTALLVEDLSTALGAGPDRGEPWVAGLPGPEPLARLLSCVDVAPTELCAVGTAAGGLRPGEFQVRLGPYRDAPVRERLVGVLFAIAHAMAVEITALSPEIVWHVGIPEALVPAELIATLKKVSWPREGEAFRLEAADCRHPAVAAALIDHAQRLESLLRTPRQADVTALRALPVYVDADRVRAADAGASSALSGRAIRFRVDEESVLELLTDETLYHDRALAVRELYQNALDACRWRRDRERPGVTYDGLIQFRQGSENGRAFLECEDNGVGMDETVLSEIFSRAGMRFTHMSRYRERHSDTMRPNSRFGVGVFSYFMIADEIEVTTCHMDPADARGLTELSVLITGPGHYFRVRPTGRVRTAPGTTVRLYLREDRPAPSCVTELRRLLGIAEFETIAKHDGRDARWEPRVPRPRESTGFRDDGFVAHGTFVPWPDDTERTDGQVIWCRHGGGVLVDGIFTEPRVRRGILADPGGSRRLRGAVVNLTGGTSPRRLSLDRTEILDDDVCDRVEKLIRSALPALLAADPPLLDADWLAAVAGGSPRLADIVTEAATAQGYRLPLHTTGDARRGHACFSAVARAGFFPPDIHMIHRDDSGIHEARVYGGDTPAGSVFGIPDGATLLWRLLAHQPNAELEMLRELARELDEGELDGRLAVGQQVLPALPSDVLFRTRPRSTSWRDRYWSDREDPFEKLASPGHALFLTAACGMSYADTVSRMRELRLPPLPPVDGDSPVDDVDFALLSADLRGLDREGALRSAWIDVGSPVPPGHLIKAQLMLDISVREAAERMGRFGFTIRSEPSPETLARFLAGSTEDEQTEVLKLLSRDLDCAAPWLDPAEPVRVGHLLRAAAELHRSVTEVVASLGTFGFSTELDDSHGQRQDDDLLAQVREWGWIVEEDTGPKTDRLVGLTYREPVPPGLLAVASLAGSRSGDEPVLLSVIAERLRELGFTPPATLPERAEPGDEEILWSAADGGHWLPAAGSVPLHHVLLVAADDGPPEDAPARLRDYGLILPSPLPGTVDGDDVRLFDLRRKQEDDWTEEERWLNTETPVPLHHLFLAAEEAETEPEEVAQRLRAFGCRLPDAGELTVDELDHRLCVDTFEAALGPAPLPLNLRYPVADFLTIVRHAPTIDGARMPIPELVRRLTRLGVDLRRVTDAIATHLDHDIPGLDGE